A portion of the Armatimonadota bacterium genome contains these proteins:
- a CDS encoding sugar ABC transporter ATP-binding protein, translating into MPREQFSPWTVGTQPSRPDPVLRLVGIHKSFPGVHALRGVSLDLRPGEIHILLGENGAGKSTLLRIAGGALWKDAGEIHVLGRRVELRGVQHARQLGIGMVHQELSLVPDLSVAENLFLGQWPRHRWGLVAWRKLHARARQLLEDLEMPLDPERPVRELSIAERQLVELSRVLGLQVRILLLDEPTSALSESDRKRLFRILRELRKRGVAVVYTSHRLAEVWEIGDRVTVLRDGQEVGTFPVQEVDEEVLVRLMVGRILQERFPKATTAPGPPLLEVSGLAAGQLVDVSFQLRAGEIVGVFGLRGSGRSTLARALFGLVRVRSGTIRVNGRPTEIRSPQDAIRAGLGYLTEDRREGLVPLLPVPPNITLASLRRFVRRGFLDRSAEREMALGLMEALAIHPPTPWRPALYFSGGNQQKILLGRWLASGARILILDEPTRGIDVGAKSEVFALVGQLVQQGVGVLLLSSEIPELLAVADRILVLRSGRLTAEFSRTEASQEAILRAATELKEAVWP; encoded by the coding sequence ATGCCACGGGAGCAATTCTCTCCGTGGACGGTGGGTACACAGCCCAGTAGACCAGATCCGGTGCTACGGCTGGTGGGCATCCACAAGTCCTTCCCGGGCGTCCACGCCCTCCGCGGGGTGAGCCTGGATCTCCGGCCCGGGGAGATCCACATCCTCCTGGGGGAGAACGGGGCAGGGAAATCCACGCTCCTGCGGATCGCGGGCGGTGCCCTGTGGAAGGATGCGGGAGAGATCCACGTGCTCGGCCGCCGGGTGGAGCTCCGCGGCGTTCAGCACGCGCGCCAACTCGGCATCGGGATGGTCCACCAGGAGCTCAGTCTCGTCCCCGACCTCTCCGTGGCGGAGAACCTCTTCCTCGGGCAATGGCCCCGGCACCGGTGGGGCCTCGTGGCCTGGAGGAAGCTGCATGCGCGGGCCCGGCAGCTGCTTGAGGACCTCGAGATGCCCCTGGACCCGGAGCGGCCCGTCCGGGAGCTCTCCATCGCGGAGCGGCAACTGGTGGAGCTTAGCCGGGTTCTCGGCCTACAGGTCCGGATCCTGCTCCTGGATGAACCCACCTCCGCCCTGTCGGAGAGCGATCGGAAGCGCCTGTTCCGGATTCTCCGGGAGCTCCGCAAGCGTGGGGTCGCGGTGGTGTATACGAGTCACCGGCTCGCGGAGGTGTGGGAGATCGGGGACCGGGTGACGGTGCTCCGGGACGGGCAGGAGGTGGGGACATTTCCGGTGCAGGAGGTAGACGAGGAGGTGCTCGTGCGGCTGATGGTGGGGCGGATCCTGCAGGAGCGGTTCCCCAAGGCGACAACTGCCCCGGGCCCTCCCCTTCTCGAGGTCTCCGGGCTCGCCGCGGGCCAGCTCGTGGACGTGAGCTTTCAGCTCCGGGCCGGGGAGATCGTGGGGGTGTTCGGGCTTCGCGGAAGCGGCCGTTCCACCCTCGCCCGGGCCCTGTTCGGTTTAGTGCGGGTCCGATCCGGCACCATCCGGGTGAACGGGAGACCCACAGAGATCCGGAGCCCCCAGGATGCCATCCGGGCGGGGCTTGGGTACCTCACGGAGGACCGGCGGGAGGGCCTTGTTCCCCTTCTGCCCGTTCCCCCGAACATCACCCTGGCGAGCCTGCGCCGGTTCGTGCGCCGGGGCTTCCTCGACCGTTCCGCGGAGCGGGAGATGGCCCTTGGGCTCATGGAAGCCCTGGCCATCCACCCCCCTACTCCCTGGCGACCCGCCCTGTACTTCAGCGGCGGCAACCAGCAGAAGATCCTGTTGGGCCGGTGGCTCGCGAGCGGCGCCCGGATCCTCATCCTGGACGAACCCACCCGGGGAATTGACGTGGGGGCCAAGAGCGAGGTGTTCGCCCTGGTCGGGCAGCTGGTGCAGCAGGGAGTGGGGGTTTTGCTCCTCTCCTCCGAGATCCCCGAGCTCCTCGCGGTGGCGGACCGCATCCTCGTGCTCCGCTCCGGGCGGCTGACCGCAGAGTTCTCGAGAACGGAGGCCTCCCAGGAGGCCATCCTGCGCGCCGCGACCGAGCTCAAGGAGGCGGTATGGCCATGA
- a CDS encoding ABC transporter permease, with translation MAMRSELPAPEASAVRPLPTGWMRGMLELVVARGGPLVILLLLVAYLALSAPYFFTVGNFKNILQQTAAVMILAVGQSVVIIGAGIDLSVAATLALSASLGAVAMTYWAQSVWVGVLLALAAGTVVGLLNGVVITKGRVPDFIVTLGTMSAARGVALILTGGLPVPSHLTAIQLRAYLPQEIIWLGSGSLFGIPVAPLVALAMAFVGWVVLQHTPLGRATYAVGGNREAARVSGIDVDRVKICGYMLSGFLAAVAGLVLMGRLNSANALMAEGMELQSIAAVVLGGTNLFGGVGGVGGTVVGALIMGVLGNGLNLLNVSAFWQRVIMGLMIVLVVILDQWRRRRFEAWGEGRGR, from the coding sequence ATGGCCATGAGAAGCGAACTCCCGGCTCCCGAGGCCTCCGCGGTCCGCCCTCTTCCCACCGGCTGGATGCGCGGCATGCTAGAGCTGGTGGTGGCCCGCGGAGGGCCGCTGGTGATCCTGCTCCTGCTGGTGGCGTACCTCGCCCTCTCCGCGCCCTACTTTTTCACCGTGGGGAACTTCAAAAACATCCTCCAGCAGACCGCCGCGGTGATGATCCTCGCGGTGGGGCAGAGCGTGGTCATCATCGGGGCCGGCATTGACCTCTCCGTGGCCGCTACCCTGGCTCTCTCTGCAAGCCTCGGAGCCGTGGCCATGACCTACTGGGCGCAGAGCGTGTGGGTAGGGGTTCTGCTGGCGCTGGCCGCGGGAACCGTGGTGGGCCTGCTCAACGGTGTAGTGATCACGAAAGGTCGGGTGCCCGACTTCATCGTGACCCTGGGAACCATGTCCGCGGCCCGCGGGGTTGCCCTCATCCTCACCGGCGGTCTTCCCGTGCCCTCCCACCTCACCGCCATCCAACTCCGGGCCTATCTCCCGCAGGAGATCATCTGGCTCGGCAGCGGTAGCCTCTTCGGCATCCCCGTGGCGCCCCTCGTCGCCCTCGCCATGGCCTTCGTGGGATGGGTGGTGTTGCAGCACACGCCTCTTGGGAGGGCCACGTATGCGGTGGGCGGGAACCGGGAGGCCGCTCGTGTGAGCGGCATCGACGTAGACCGGGTGAAGATCTGCGGGTACATGTTGTCGGGGTTCCTCGCGGCGGTGGCGGGACTCGTGCTCATGGGCCGACTGAACTCCGCCAACGCCCTCATGGCGGAGGGGATGGAGCTGCAATCCATCGCCGCGGTGGTCCTGGGAGGGACGAACCTCTTCGGGGGCGTGGGCGGTGTGGGCGGGACGGTGGTGGGCGCCCTCATCATGGGCGTCCTGGGAAACGGCCTGAACCTGCTCAACGTCAGCGCCTTCTGGCAGCGGGTGATCATGGGACTCATGATCGTGCTGGTGGTGATCCTGGACCAGTGGCGCCGTCGGCGGTTCGAGGCATGGGGAGAGGGGAGAGGTCGGTGA